The segment CGATCCCGCGCTCTTCCCCGGCAGCACCGGTTTCGACGGTCTCTCCATGGGCTTTCAGAGCATCGCGTCCGGCGGGCGCATCCGGGAGCACTCGCACGGCGACCAGGTGGAGCTGCAGATCTGCTTCCGCGGCCGCGGCAGCGTGGTCGTGGACGGCAACACGCACGCGCTCGTGCCCGGCACCGCGTGCTTCCTCGGCTACGACGTCAAGCACGAGATCATCAACGAGGGGGCAGAGGACCTCGTGATGCTCTGGGTCGTGACGCCGCCCGGGCTCGAGAAGTTCTTCGAGGCGATCGGGCGGCCGCGCGCGGCCGGCCAGGCGCCCCCCGCGCCCTTCGAGCGGCCC is part of the Candidatus Rokuibacteriota bacterium genome and harbors:
- a CDS encoding cupin domain-containing protein, encoding MSSPESIRGRAVVVQPGQGPSYWQPVHANGHADPALFPGSTGFDGLSMGFQSIASGGRIREHSHGDQVELQICFRGRGSVVVDGNTHALVPGTACFLGYDVKHEIINEGAEDLVMLWVVTPPGLEKFFEAIGRPRAAGQAPPAPFERPTDVVAIERGLGMNDTVA